One part of the Clostridium thermosuccinogenes genome encodes these proteins:
- the secA gene encoding preprotein translocase subunit SecA, whose protein sequence is MKILEKIFGTYSSRELKKIEPIVDKIESLEPDMKKLSDEQLRGKTAEFKERLAKGETLDDILPEAFAVVREASSRVLGMRHFKVQLIGGIVLHQGRIAEMKTGEGKTLVATLPVYLNALEGKGVHVVTVNDYLAKRDSEWMGKIYNFLGLSVGLIVHGLSNAERKKAYNCDIVYGTNNELGFDYLRDNMVIYKEDMVQRDLHYAIVDEVDSILIDEARTPLIISGAGNKSTDLYKQANSFASRLKAKVYTQSDDKELDDELDEDYIVDEKAHTATLTAKGVKKAEQFFGIENLSDPENMTILHHVNQAIKAHGLMKRDRDYVVKDGEVIIVDEFTGRLMYGRRYSDGLHQAIEAKEGVKVERESKTLATITFQNYFRMYKKLAGMTGTAQTEEQEFRAIYNLDVVVIPTNRPMIRKDYPDSLYKTEAGKFNAVIKEIVECHKRGQPVLIGTISIEKSELLSSMLKKQGINHQVLNAKYHEKEAEIIAQAGKLGAVTIATNMAGRGTDIVLGGNAEFMAKQEMRKRGYTEDLIIQSTGFNETSDELVLEARKTYRELYKKFKQQTDAEREKVVAVGGLHIIGTERHESRRIDNQLRGRSGRQGDPGSSRFYISLEDDLMRLFGSERLMKIVDALGLEEDQPIDHKMLSNAIENAQRKVEGKNFDIRKHVLQYDDVMNKQREVIYGQRRKVLDGESLKDYFIKMIEGYIDNLVNIYCGESPHPDYWDWEGMSTIAEGSILPQGILDAQKQNMENLTKEDFKEALLEATLKRYEEKEQELGSELMRELERVILLRVVDQKWMDHIDAMDQLRHGIGLRAYGQRDPVIEYKFEGFEMFEEMIRNIREDSLKLILNARVDREQSVQREKVAEPVTASHGDEPKKPANRSDQKVGRNDPCPCGSGKKYKKCCGANL, encoded by the coding sequence ATGAAAATATTAGAAAAAATATTTGGAACTTACAGCAGTAGGGAATTAAAGAAAATCGAACCCATAGTGGATAAAATAGAAAGCCTTGAGCCGGATATGAAAAAGCTCAGCGATGAGCAATTAAGAGGTAAAACTGCTGAGTTTAAGGAGAGGCTGGCAAAAGGTGAGACACTGGACGATATACTGCCGGAGGCTTTTGCAGTGGTGAGGGAAGCGTCCTCCAGAGTTTTGGGGATGAGGCATTTCAAAGTCCAGCTGATAGGCGGCATTGTTCTTCATCAGGGAAGAATAGCTGAAATGAAGACCGGAGAAGGTAAAACCCTGGTGGCTACGCTGCCGGTATATCTGAATGCCCTGGAAGGAAAAGGCGTCCATGTCGTAACTGTTAACGACTACCTGGCAAAGCGTGACAGTGAGTGGATGGGCAAGATATATAATTTTCTGGGCCTCTCGGTAGGGCTTATAGTGCATGGTTTGAGCAATGCCGAGCGAAAGAAGGCATATAACTGTGATATTGTGTATGGAACAAACAATGAACTGGGCTTCGACTATCTCAGGGATAACATGGTTATCTACAAGGAAGACATGGTGCAGCGGGATTTGCACTATGCCATTGTGGATGAGGTGGACAGCATATTGATAGATGAAGCCAGGACGCCTCTCATAATTTCAGGAGCCGGCAATAAGTCCACCGATCTGTACAAGCAGGCAAACAGCTTTGCCAGCAGGTTGAAGGCCAAGGTATACACCCAGTCCGACGATAAGGAACTGGATGACGAACTGGATGAGGATTATATAGTTGATGAAAAGGCTCACACAGCTACCCTGACAGCAAAGGGTGTTAAAAAGGCAGAGCAGTTTTTTGGAATTGAAAACCTTTCGGACCCTGAAAATATGACTATTCTTCATCATGTTAACCAGGCGATAAAAGCCCACGGCTTGATGAAGAGGGACAGGGACTATGTAGTGAAAGACGGAGAGGTAATAATAGTAGATGAATTCACCGGACGTCTGATGTACGGCAGAAGGTACAGCGACGGTTTGCACCAGGCTATTGAGGCAAAGGAAGGGGTAAAGGTCGAGAGAGAAAGCAAAACTCTGGCCACTATAACCTTTCAGAACTACTTCAGGATGTATAAAAAGCTTGCCGGCATGACCGGTACGGCCCAGACGGAAGAACAGGAATTCAGGGCGATATACAACCTGGATGTGGTGGTGATACCCACCAACAGGCCGATGATAAGAAAAGATTATCCCGACAGCTTGTATAAGACTGAGGCAGGAAAATTCAATGCCGTCATCAAGGAGATAGTGGAATGCCACAAGAGAGGCCAGCCGGTTCTTATCGGTACTATTTCCATAGAAAAATCCGAGCTTTTAAGCTCAATGCTGAAAAAGCAGGGTATAAACCATCAGGTGCTGAATGCCAAATACCATGAAAAGGAAGCTGAGATAATCGCCCAGGCCGGAAAGCTCGGCGCAGTAACCATAGCTACAAACATGGCCGGCCGTGGTACGGATATAGTTCTGGGTGGAAACGCAGAATTCATGGCGAAACAGGAGATGAGAAAAAGAGGTTATACGGAGGACCTGATTATACAGTCAACAGGGTTTAATGAAACTTCCGATGAGTTGGTTCTGGAAGCCAGAAAGACATACAGGGAGCTATATAAGAAATTCAAGCAGCAGACCGACGCAGAACGGGAAAAGGTGGTAGCGGTAGGAGGACTTCATATAATCGGTACCGAAAGGCATGAATCGAGGCGTATAGACAATCAGCTGAGAGGACGTTCAGGCCGTCAGGGTGACCCTGGTTCCTCCAGGTTTTATATCTCCCTTGAGGATGACCTTATGAGGCTGTTCGGATCAGAGCGTCTGATGAAAATTGTGGATGCGCTGGGCCTGGAGGAAGACCAGCCGATAGATCACAAAATGCTTTCCAATGCCATTGAAAATGCTCAGAGGAAGGTTGAAGGCAAAAACTTTGATATAAGAAAGCACGTGCTCCAGTATGATGACGTAATGAACAAGCAAAGAGAGGTAATTTACGGGCAGAGAAGAAAGGTTCTCGACGGGGAAAGCCTTAAGGATTACTTTATAAAGATGATAGAAGGATACATTGATAATCTGGTAAACATTTATTGCGGCGAGAGCCCGCATCCGGATTATTGGGACTGGGAAGGAATGAGCACCATTGCGGAAGGCAGCATTCTGCCCCAGGGCATACTGGATGCTCAGAAGCAGAATATGGAAAACCTCACCAAGGAGGATTTCAAAGAGGCGCTTCTGGAAGCGACATTGAAAAGGTATGAGGAAAAGGAACAGGAACTGGGCTCAGAACTGATGCGAGAGCTGGAAAGGGTTATTTTGCTTCGAGTGGTGGACCAGAAGTGGATGGACCATATAGATGCCATGGATCAGCTCCGGCATGGAATAGGCCTGAGGGCATATGGACAGAGGGATCCTGTTATAGAGTACAAGTTTGAAGGCTTTGAAATGTTTGAGGAAATGATCAGAAACATCCGGGAGGATTCTCTCAAGCTGATACTCAATGCCCGTGTCGACCGTGAGCAAAGTGTACAACGGGAAAAGGTGGCAGAGCCGGTTACCGCATCCCATGGCGATGAACCCAAAAAGCCTGCAAACCGGAGCGACCAAAAGGTGGGACGCAACGACCCATGCCCTTGCGGAAGCGGCAAAAAGTACAAGAAATGCTGCGGGGCAAATCTATAG
- a CDS encoding DUF5317 domain-containing protein, with amino-acid sequence MLYLLAIIVGIIAGLAMKGRISNLVEIRFNKVWLIISTAVLLVASQTLSDRFDFLSGYEFLINGIIFCMVFAWLWLNRQYVGMWVIAVGSLLNMIVMMVNGGRMPVDRDTVINAGLPIELLESDIKHYITSPGDGTRLAFLSDIIAPPGFLGYMMQVVSIGDLMVVAGLFLLFLQIVSGRKFFDKTISEVE; translated from the coding sequence ATGCTGTATTTATTGGCGATAATTGTTGGGATTATTGCGGGATTGGCCATGAAAGGCAGGATTTCCAATCTGGTGGAAATCAGATTTAACAAGGTTTGGCTGATTATAAGCACTGCCGTATTACTGGTAGCTTCCCAGACATTATCCGACCGTTTTGATTTCCTGTCCGGATATGAATTCCTGATTAATGGAATAATATTCTGTATGGTTTTTGCATGGCTCTGGCTGAACAGGCAATATGTCGGCATGTGGGTTATAGCTGTCGGCTCATTGCTAAATATGATAGTCATGATGGTCAATGGCGGACGTATGCCTGTTGACAGGGATACCGTAATAAACGCAGGCCTGCCCATTGAGCTTTTAGAATCGGATATAAAGCATTATATTACCTCTCCCGGGGATGGGACCAGACTGGCTTTTTTGTCGGATATAATAGCTCCGCCGGGATTTTTGGGATATATGATGCAGGTGGTAAGCATAGGAGATTTGATGGTAGTAGCAGGACTCTTTCTACTTTTCCTTCAGATAGTATCGGGGAGGAAATTTTTTGACAAAACAATTTCGGAGGTTGAATAG
- a CDS encoding YerC/YecD family TrpR-related protein: MNSKIRDESVDKLFEAILLLENIEECYRFFEDIGTISEIKALAQRLEVAKMLEQKKTYTEICEKTGASTATISRVNRCLNYGADGYKMIFEKLEKKKAGEEGSNA, encoded by the coding sequence ATGAATTCTAAGATAAGGGATGAATCCGTAGATAAGCTTTTTGAAGCGATTCTGTTGTTAGAAAATATAGAAGAGTGTTACCGCTTTTTTGAGGATATAGGCACTATTTCTGAAATAAAGGCTCTTGCGCAAAGGCTTGAGGTGGCCAAGATGCTGGAGCAGAAGAAGACGTATACGGAGATTTGTGAGAAAACCGGTGCCAGCACCGCCACAATAAGCAGGGTAAACCGATGCCTGAATTATGGGGCGGATGGATATAAAATGATTTTTGAAAAGCTTGAAAAGAAAAAGGCCGGAGAGGAAGGTTCAAATGCTTAA
- the uxaC gene encoding glucuronate isomerase, with protein MKKFMDENFLLQTQTAVKLYHEYAKNMPIFDYHCHLSPKEIAENKKYRNITEIWLGGDHYKWRAIRGNGIDEKYITGDADDKEKFLAWAKTIPACIGNPLYHWTHLELKRYFAIDDLLSPETAESIWKRCNEMLQGDDFTARGLIKRSNVKVICTTDDPVDSLEYHKAIAEDKDFDVKVLPAFRPDKCIKIEKDGFVEWIRKLEEVTGCSIGNFDDLKKALISRLEFFHAAGCRISDHGMEPFVYAEGTEEEASEALKSALAGKELSASEIDKYKTQVLLFLGRQYARLGWAMQLHMGVLRNNNTRMMKLIGPDTGFDSIGDWNPAEPLSRFLDKLEQTEELPKTILYSINPKDNEVLAAIAGCFQGGGIPGKIQWGSAWWFNDQKDGMERQMITLANIGLLSRFVGMLTDSRSFLSYTRHEYFRRILCNIIGNWVENGEAPDDMNLLGKMVQDICYNNAANYFGIEV; from the coding sequence ATGAAAAAGTTTATGGATGAAAACTTTTTGCTTCAAACTCAGACGGCGGTGAAGCTATATCATGAATATGCCAAGAATATGCCCATATTCGATTATCACTGCCATCTCAGCCCAAAGGAAATAGCTGAAAACAAAAAGTACCGGAATATCACTGAAATATGGCTGGGGGGCGACCATTACAAGTGGAGGGCCATAAGGGGCAATGGCATAGATGAAAAATACATAACAGGGGATGCCGATGATAAGGAGAAATTCTTGGCATGGGCCAAAACGATACCTGCCTGTATTGGAAATCCTTTATACCATTGGACCCACCTTGAGCTAAAAAGGTATTTCGCCATAGACGACCTTCTTTCTCCTGAGACGGCGGAGAGCATCTGGAAAAGGTGCAATGAAATGCTGCAGGGGGATGATTTCACTGCGAGAGGACTTATCAAACGGTCCAATGTAAAAGTGATATGCACGACTGACGATCCGGTGGATTCACTGGAATACCACAAGGCCATAGCAGAGGATAAGGACTTTGATGTCAAGGTGCTGCCTGCCTTTAGACCCGATAAGTGCATCAAAATAGAAAAAGACGGCTTTGTTGAATGGATAAGAAAGCTGGAAGAAGTTACAGGCTGCAGCATCGGAAATTTCGATGATCTTAAGAAAGCCCTGATATCCCGGCTTGAGTTCTTCCACGCAGCAGGATGCAGGATTTCCGACCATGGCATGGAGCCGTTTGTTTATGCGGAAGGCACGGAAGAGGAAGCTTCAGAAGCTCTTAAATCAGCATTGGCAGGAAAAGAGCTTTCAGCCTCGGAGATCGACAAGTATAAGACTCAGGTTTTGCTGTTCCTGGGAAGGCAGTATGCAAGGCTGGGATGGGCGATGCAGCTGCATATGGGCGTATTGAGGAACAACAACACCCGAATGATGAAGCTGATAGGCCCGGATACAGGATTCGACTCAATAGGGGACTGGAATCCGGCTGAGCCTCTCTCAAGGTTTTTAGATAAGCTCGAGCAGACAGAAGAGCTGCCAAAGACCATATTATATTCCATCAACCCGAAGGATAATGAGGTGCTGGCAGCCATTGCAGGATGTTTCCAGGGTGGTGGAATACCGGGTAAAATACAATGGGGTTCCGCCTGGTGGTTTAATGACCAGAAGGACGGCATGGAAAGACAGATGATAACTCTGGCAAATATCGGCCTTTTGAGCAGGTTCGTGGGAATGCTCACCGATTCAAGAAGCTTCCTTTCATACACAAGACATGAGTATTTCCGCAGAATCCTCTGCAACATCATCGGAAACTGGGTGGAAAACGGAGAAGCCCCGGATGATATGAACCTTCTTGGAAAGATGGTGCAGGATATCTGCTATAACAATGCGGCAAATTATTTCGGCATAGAGGTGTGA
- a CDS encoding superoxide dismutase family protein codes for MYYPKPVSYENKGTKIASAVIRGGPLAPNIYGRVIFMDVPGGTQVYVDVYGLPEYKPAEGENPPIGPHGFHIHQYGNCTVGDPENPFQAAGDHWNPTNQPHGNHAGDLPVLFSNHGRAFMCFFTDKFKVADVVGKSVIIHQNPDDYRTQPAGASGKRLACGVIIR; via the coding sequence ATGTATTACCCCAAACCGGTTTCATATGAAAATAAAGGCACAAAAATTGCATCAGCTGTTATACGTGGTGGTCCTCTGGCGCCTAATATTTACGGAAGAGTGATATTTATGGATGTTCCCGGTGGCACCCAGGTATATGTCGATGTTTACGGGCTTCCTGAATATAAGCCGGCAGAAGGAGAGAACCCACCCATAGGGCCTCATGGATTCCATATACACCAATATGGCAACTGCACTGTAGGCGACCCCGAGAACCCCTTCCAGGCAGCAGGCGACCACTGGAACCCTACCAACCAGCCCCATGGCAATCACGCCGGTGACTTACCGGTACTGTTTTCCAACCATGGCAGGGCTTTTATGTGCTTTTTTACCGACAAGTTCAAGGTTGCTGATGTCGTAGGCAAATCCGTAATTATACATCAAAATCCTGATGATTACCGTACACAGCCTGCCGGTGCATCTGGCAAACGCCTCGCCTGTGGGGTTATAATAAGATAA
- a CDS encoding ADP-ribosylglycohydrolase family protein produces the protein MKVPQDYLEKVYAGLLGKVIGVRHGSNIEGWTYEDIKKVYGEIEDYLFTFKNFAADDDTNGSMFFIRALEDYTHTRDLTAEQIGLTWLNYVPYEHSFLWWGGYGISTEHTAYLNLRNGIMAPRSGSIEQNGEDVAEQIGGQIFIDTWGLVVPGDYKLAAEYAEKAASVSHDGNGKYGGMFIAACISAAFVEQDIRKIIEAGLSVIPEDCEYVRMARDVIRFYDRYPCNWRDCFRFVKENYGYDKYPGACHIIPNSAVIIISLLYSEGDFSKAINICNMCGWDTDCNVANVGTIMGVRNGLSGIDFKWRKPVNDLLICSSVIGSLNILDIPQFAVYLAGFGYKIAGEEPPAEVKDIIAGKAARFNFELPGSTHSFRISSNMGGNPDLMLAHTNEHAHSGKGALKVAARWMPGTGEVSVYYQTYYRHGDFSDSRYEPSFSPVLYPGQTIKGSVMVPEDSRMEVKAWLYVKDLNSGKVYESGKTLLKKGEWAELAYDIPKLDGVCISEGGVKFMPAGGESSTFIAYLDDFDFTGEPDYSIDFTRERMEAWNAQKKEVSQFTYLKGIWKLEDGELSGSCSDYGEAYTGNFCWKDYSFEATMIPRLGEFHNINFRVQGAIRSYALGLASGGKLVLYKNENGYRILQEVPCEWSLKGEYTFKVELRGANIKVFESGRLLMDYTDGQNPYLRGQIGASLWKGSHCHYKDFKIGKIASQG, from the coding sequence ATGAAGGTTCCACAGGATTATCTGGAAAAGGTATATGCCGGGCTGCTGGGGAAGGTTATTGGGGTCCGCCATGGCTCAAATATTGAAGGATGGACGTATGAAGACATAAAAAAGGTCTATGGTGAAATCGAAGATTATCTTTTTACATTCAAGAACTTTGCTGCCGATGATGATACCAATGGGTCGATGTTTTTCATAAGAGCCCTTGAAGACTATACTCACACAAGGGATTTGACAGCTGAACAGATAGGGCTTACCTGGCTGAATTATGTGCCTTATGAGCATAGCTTCTTATGGTGGGGTGGCTATGGCATATCAACAGAGCACACGGCATACCTGAATCTGAGGAACGGAATCATGGCGCCCCGTTCCGGTTCCATAGAGCAGAATGGAGAGGATGTGGCGGAACAGATCGGCGGTCAGATATTTATTGATACATGGGGACTGGTGGTGCCCGGCGATTACAAGCTTGCAGCCGAATATGCCGAGAAGGCGGCCAGCGTGTCCCATGACGGAAACGGCAAATACGGGGGAATGTTCATAGCGGCGTGCATAAGCGCTGCCTTTGTGGAGCAGGACATAAGGAAGATCATTGAAGCAGGTCTGTCCGTGATACCGGAGGATTGCGAATATGTACGCATGGCCAGGGATGTCATAAGATTCTATGACAGATATCCCTGCAATTGGAGGGACTGCTTCCGATTTGTCAAAGAGAATTACGGATACGACAAATACCCAGGGGCGTGCCATATCATCCCCAATTCCGCCGTGATAATAATTTCATTGCTGTATAGTGAAGGGGATTTCTCAAAAGCCATCAACATATGCAATATGTGCGGCTGGGACACCGACTGCAATGTTGCCAATGTGGGAACAATCATGGGTGTAAGAAACGGGCTTTCAGGCATTGACTTCAAATGGAGAAAACCTGTCAACGATCTGCTCATCTGCTCCAGCGTAATTGGAAGCCTTAATATACTGGACATACCTCAGTTTGCGGTTTACCTGGCAGGTTTCGGATACAAGATAGCCGGGGAGGAGCCGCCGGCTGAAGTTAAGGATATTATTGCAGGAAAAGCAGCCAGGTTCAATTTTGAACTGCCCGGCTCCACCCACAGCTTCCGGATATCGTCCAATATGGGAGGGAATCCGGACTTGATGCTGGCCCATACGAACGAACATGCCCACAGCGGTAAGGGGGCATTGAAAGTGGCCGCAAGGTGGATGCCCGGCACCGGTGAAGTCAGCGTATATTACCAAACCTATTACAGACATGGGGATTTCAGTGACAGCCGCTATGAACCATCTTTCTCGCCGGTCCTCTATCCAGGCCAGACAATAAAAGGCAGTGTGATGGTCCCTGAAGACTCCAGGATGGAAGTGAAGGCCTGGCTGTATGTAAAGGATTTAAACAGCGGAAAAGTCTATGAATCCGGGAAAACTCTGCTGAAAAAAGGCGAATGGGCGGAGTTGGCATATGATATTCCTAAGCTGGACGGTGTTTGCATAAGCGAAGGGGGAGTAAAATTTATGCCTGCCGGTGGAGAGAGTTCTACGTTCATAGCGTATCTGGATGATTTTGACTTTACCGGCGAGCCTGATTATTCCATAGATTTTACGAGGGAACGGATGGAAGCTTGGAATGCTCAGAAGAAAGAAGTCAGCCAGTTCACATACCTTAAAGGAATATGGAAGCTGGAAGACGGAGAGTTGAGCGGAAGCTGCAGCGATTATGGCGAGGCTTATACCGGAAACTTCTGTTGGAAGGACTACAGCTTTGAAGCCACAATGATCCCCCGGCTGGGAGAATTCCACAATATAAATTTCCGTGTGCAGGGAGCAATCCGTTCATATGCTCTGGGGTTGGCTTCCGGCGGGAAACTGGTGCTCTACAAAAATGAAAACGGCTACAGGATTCTCCAGGAGGTACCCTGCGAATGGAGCTTAAAGGGCGAATATACCTTTAAAGTAGAGTTGAGGGGAGCGAATATTAAAGTTTTCGAAAGCGGCAGGCTTCTCATGGATTACACCGACGGCCAAAATCCATATCTCCGCGGACAGATAGGGGCTTCGTTGTGGAAGGGAAGTCACTGCCATTATAAGGATTTCAAGATAGGAAAAATCGCTTCCCAGGGATAA
- a CDS encoding GntR family transcriptional regulator, with product MYIDKKSPIPAYYQLKKILLEKIKSGEYAAGSLIPSERELCETLGISRMTVRQALNQLVSEGILYREKGRGTFVSKAKLEQRNLMSFSEMAREKGLEPITKVLHFSMGNIIQDICDVLDLGENETVYHIKRLRLVGSVPVGIEESYIPQKYCPGLDRYDLTTSLYRLMKDEYQHAISYADNVIEAAKATKEEKELLEITESKPVLKIVSVNFTESGLKLLYERSVYRSDEYKYSVRVYGNRDTD from the coding sequence ATGTATATAGACAAAAAGAGCCCTATACCTGCTTATTATCAATTAAAGAAGATCCTTCTGGAAAAAATAAAAAGCGGCGAATATGCCGCTGGAAGTCTCATTCCATCAGAGCGCGAGCTTTGCGAAACCTTGGGGATCAGCCGCATGACCGTGCGCCAGGCTTTAAACCAGCTTGTTTCAGAGGGTATCCTGTACCGGGAAAAAGGCAGGGGAACTTTTGTCTCCAAAGCAAAACTTGAGCAGAGAAATCTGATGAGCTTCTCAGAAATGGCCCGGGAAAAGGGTCTTGAGCCTATTACAAAGGTTCTTCACTTCAGCATGGGAAATATCATACAAGATATATGTGATGTGCTGGATTTGGGTGAAAATGAAACCGTGTACCATATAAAAAGATTAAGGCTCGTCGGCAGCGTTCCCGTCGGCATAGAAGAGAGCTACATACCACAGAAGTATTGCCCTGGGCTGGACAGGTATGATCTTACCACATCCCTTTACCGCTTGATGAAAGATGAGTATCAGCATGCCATAAGCTATGCCGATAATGTTATTGAAGCGGCAAAAGCGACAAAGGAAGAAAAGGAGCTGCTGGAAATCACCGAAAGCAAACCTGTTTTGAAAATTGTAAGCGTGAATTTCACAGAATCGGGATTAAAGCTGCTGTACGAAAGATCCGTATACCGCTCCGATGAGTACAAGTATAGCGTCCGGGTGTATGGCAACAGGGATACTGACTAG
- a CDS encoding SIS domain-containing protein, with translation MVKMWEEICEQPAALKRCLETNREVINMLVEALDSHDISSVVIAARGTSDHAGIYGKYVIESTLGIPVALAAPSVVTVYGKSLKLKNSLVIGISQSGKAADVLEIIREGNKQGAITVAITNFNDSPLANEASYHLYTDAGLEKSVAATKTFTTQMYLLANLAAVWAKDADMQQQLSKVPDLVSKTLELSDVIKEKVQRYRYMNECFVLARGMNYSIAMETALKIQETCYIRARAYAVSDFHHGPFAMIDKDMPVILLAPEGPSLKDNEEMIHKLKDAGAELVIFSDKDEILELGTTSFRIPKAGSDLLSPFCNAVVAQMFACNLSLARGLNPDSPRGLSKVTITK, from the coding sequence ATGGTTAAAATGTGGGAAGAAATTTGCGAACAACCGGCAGCATTGAAAAGATGCCTTGAGACCAACAGAGAAGTGATAAATATGCTTGTGGAAGCTTTGGACTCCCATGATATCAGCTCTGTGGTTATCGCAGCCAGAGGTACTTCGGACCACGCCGGCATATATGGCAAATATGTTATTGAAAGCACTCTCGGAATACCTGTGGCACTGGCAGCACCTTCAGTAGTCACTGTATACGGAAAAAGCCTTAAGCTCAAAAACAGCCTCGTCATCGGGATTTCCCAGTCAGGCAAGGCAGCCGATGTTCTGGAGATAATAAGGGAAGGCAACAAACAAGGTGCAATAACTGTAGCCATAACCAACTTTAACGATTCTCCTCTGGCTAATGAAGCAAGCTATCATCTGTATACCGATGCAGGCCTGGAAAAGAGCGTTGCCGCCACCAAGACCTTTACCACCCAGATGTATCTTTTAGCCAATCTGGCAGCCGTATGGGCAAAGGATGCCGATATGCAGCAGCAGCTCTCAAAAGTGCCTGATTTGGTATCAAAGACTCTGGAGCTTTCAGATGTTATCAAGGAAAAAGTACAAAGATACCGCTATATGAATGAGTGTTTTGTCCTGGCAAGGGGTATGAACTATTCCATAGCAATGGAGACTGCATTAAAAATACAGGAAACCTGCTATATAAGGGCAAGGGCATACGCTGTATCCGATTTTCACCACGGTCCCTTTGCTATGATCGATAAGGATATGCCTGTAATTTTACTGGCTCCCGAAGGACCTTCCTTGAAAGACAATGAGGAAATGATCCATAAATTGAAGGATGCAGGAGCGGAACTCGTGATATTCTCCGATAAAGATGAGATCCTGGAGCTGGGAACGACCTCTTTTAGAATACCAAAAGCCGGCAGCGATCTGTTGTCGCCGTTCTGCAACGCAGTTGTGGCGCAGATGTTTGCCTGCAACCTGTCCCTCGCCAGAGGACTTAATCCTGACAGCCCAAGGGGATTAAGCAAGGTTACGATAACAAAATAG